One window of the Triticum dicoccoides isolate Atlit2015 ecotype Zavitan chromosome 3B, WEW_v2.0, whole genome shotgun sequence genome contains the following:
- the LOC119277825 gene encoding structural maintenance of chromosomes protein 2-1-like gives MHIKEVCLEGFKSYAGRTVVPGFDPLFNAITGLNGSGKSNILDSICFVLGITDLRAVRAASLQELVYKQGQAGVTKATVSIVFDNSDRARSPLGYEDSAEITVTRQIVVGGRNKYLINGHLAQPSRVQTLFHSVQLNVNNPHFLIMQGRITKVLNMKPPEILSMLEEAAGTRMYEMKKESALKTLEKKQNKVEEINKLLDDEILPALEKLRKERCQYMKWANGNTELDRLKRFCIAYEFVQAEKVRESALSDVKQIQGKIVELDESTEKLKADIDEMDKNIATLTAEKEAKLGGEMKVLSDKVDKLSHSLIKETSLMDNQEETLRSEEKAAEKILKNIEDIKRSIVERDAAVKNAEDGASDMSKRAEDLTKEIDESEKEYQGVLAGKSSANEKKCLEDQLRDAKAAVGEAESGLKQLTTKISHSEKELKEKKAQMKSKRDEATAAEKELKARTKDLDAIKASMGSINYEEGQMEALQKDRSTEVEVVQKLKDKVRALSGELGNVNFSYQDPVKKFDRSKVKGVVARLIKIKDSSTATALEVAAGGRLYNVVVDTETTGKQLLQNGGLKRRVTIIPLNKIHTGTIPDRVQQAARRMVGAENVTLALELVGYDEEVKNAMAYVFGSTFVCRNMEAAKEIAFNREVGSTSVTLEGDIFQPSGLLTGGSRRGGGDLLRKLHELAKAEADLSDHEDRLSVIEQKIAVLLPLHKKYAELKSQFELKSYDLSLFQSRVEQNEHHKLGELVKKLEQELQESKEELKEKQVEHKKCVSTVSDLEKTIKTYGSEREGRLKALEKKIKSLKSEMQAMSKQLKAYQSERERLIMEKDAVANELASLEEQLITSKAQITVLSETWGTHKSKVAATKLEYDQAESELNIGRSKLKECDSQINSISKEQQKLQQLLGDSNVERKKMENEVKRMEIEQKDCSSRVDKLMEKYSWIATEKQLFGKSGTDYDFASCEPHKAREELDNLQAQQSGLEKRVNKKVMAMFEKAEDEYNDLISKKNIIENDKSKIKKVIEELDEKKKETLKVTWLKVNKDFGSIFGTLLPGTMAKLDPPEGGTFLDGLEVRVAFGTVWKQSLSELSGGQRSLLALSLILALLLFKPAPLYILDEVDAALDLSHTQNIGRMIKAHFPQSQFIVVSLKEGMFNNANVIFRTKFVDGVSTVTRTVPSKQK, from the exons ATGCACATCAAGGAGGTCTGCCTGGAGGGCTTCAAGTCGTACGCGGGGCGGACGGTGGTGCCGGGGTTCGACCCGCTGTTCAACGCCATCACCGGGCTCAACGGCTCCGGCAAGTCCAACATCCTCGACTCCATCTGCTTCGTGCTCGGCATCACCGACCTCCGCGCCGTGCGCGCCGCCTCGCTCCAGGAGCTCGTCTACAAGCAGGGTCAGGCCGGCGTCACCAAGGCCACCGTCTCCATCGTCTTCGACAACTCCGACCGCGCCCGCTCCCCGCTCGGCTACGAGGACTCGGCCGAGATCACCGTCACGCGCCAG ATTGTAGTTGGTGGACGGAACAAATACCTTATAAATGGCCATCTTGCACAACCTTCCCGGGTGCAGACTCTTTTCCACTCTGTGCAGCTTAACGTGAACAATCCCCATTTTCTGATTATGCAAGGACGTATTACGAAAGTGCTGAACATGAAGCCTCCAGAAATTCTTTCCATGTTGGAAGAGGCAGCAGGCACAAGGATGTATGAAATGAAGAAGGAATCTGCTCTTAAAACACTTGAGAAGAAGCAGAATAAAGTCGAGGAGATCAATAAACttcttgatgatgaaatccttcctGCATTAGAGAAACTTAGAAAAGAGAGGTGCCAGTACATGAAATGGGCCAATGGTAACACTGAACTAGATCGACTAAAAAGATTCTGTATTGCATATGAGTTTGTTCAAGCTGAGAAGGTGCGAGAAAGTGCACTCAGTGATGTCAAACAGATCCAGGGAAAGATTGTTGAACTGGATGAAAGCACAGAGAAGCTAAAAGCAGACATAGATGAAATGGACAAAAACATAGCTACCTTAACTGCTGAAAAAGAAGCCAAACTAGGCGGTGAGATGAAGGTTTTGTCAGATAAAGTGGATAAGCTCTCACATTCACTTATTAAGGAAACTTCTCTGATGGATAATCAAGAGGAAACTCTAAGGTCAGAGGAAAAGGCTGCTGAAAAG ATCCTGAAGAACATTGAGGACATCAAGAGATCTATCGTTGAGAGAGATGCAGCTGTAAAAAATGCAGAGGATGGTGCATCTGATATGAGTAAGAGAGCAGAGGATCTGACAAAGGAGATAGATGAGAGCGAGAAAGAATATCAG GGTGTGCTGGCAGGAAAAAGCAGTGCGAATGAGAAGAAATGCCTAGAAGATCAACTTAGAGATGCAAAAGCTGCTGTTGGAGAGGCAGAATCTGGACTAAAGCAGTTGACGACAAAGATAAGCCATTCTGAGAAGGAGCTGAAAGAGAAGAAAGCTCAGATGAAATCCAAGCGTGATGAAGCTACTGCAGCTGAGAAAGAGCTGAAAGCTAGGACAAAAGACTTGGATGCTATCAAGGCATCCATGGGGTCTATAAATTACGAAGAGGGCCAGATGGAAGCTCTGCAAAAG GATCGATCGACAGAGGTAGAGGTGGTCCAGAAATTGAAGGACAAAGTTCGTGCACTTTCTGGTGAGCTGGGGAATGTCAACTTCAGCTATCAAGATCCAGTTAAAAAATTTGATAGATCAAAAGTCAAAGGAGTAGTTGCACGACTTATTAAGATCAAGGATAGCTCCACGGCAACAGCATTGGAG GTTGCTGCTGGAGGCAGGCTATATAATGTGGTTGTTGACACAGAAACCACAGGAAAGCAGCTCCTACAAAATGGAGGGCTCAAAAGGAGGGTAACCATAATACCGTTGAATAAAATCCATACAGGCACCATACCTGATAGAGTCCAGCAGGCGGCTCGTAGAATG GTTGGAGCTGAAAATGTAACATTAGCTCTAGAATTGGTTGGCTATGATGAAGAAGTAAAG AATGCTATGGCTTATGTCTTTGGCTCGACATTTGTATGTCGAAATATGGAGGCAGCAAAGGAG ATTGCCTTTAATAGGGAAGTTGGCAGTACAAGTGTGACTCTTGAAGGTGACATTTTCCAGCCTAGTGGGCTATTGACCGGAGGTAGTCGCAG AGGTGGCGGGGACTTGCTAAGGAAACTCCATGAATTAGCTAAAGCTGAGGCTGATCTCTCTGACCATGAGGACAGGCTCTCTGTTATTGAACAGAAG ATCGCTGTGCTCCTGCCTCTGCATAAAAAATATGCTGAGTTGAAATCTCAGTTTGAACTCAAATCATATGATCTGTCATTATTTCAAAGCAGAGTTGAACAAAATGAACATCACaag TTAGGTGAACTTGTGAAGAAACTTGAGCAAGAACTCCAGGAATCAAAAGAAGAATTGAAGGAAAAACAAGTGGAGCATAAAAAATGTGTCTCCACTGTTTCTGATTTGGAAAAGACAATTAAGACTTATGGCAGTGAACGTGAAGGTAGGCTCAAAGCTCTAGAAAAAAAGATAAAGTCACTGAAATCGGAAATGCAGGCCATGTCGAAGCAATTAAAG GCTTATCAAAGCGAGAGGGAGAGGCTTATTATGGAGAAAGATGCAGTTGCTAATGAACTTGCTTCGCTTGAAGAGCAATTGATAACTTCGAAAGCTCAGATTACTGTGCTGTCTGAAACCTGGGGCACACATAAGAGCAAG GTTGCTGCCACAAAGCTAGAGTATGACCAAGCTGAATCTGAGCTCAATATTGGTCGCTCCAAACTGAAGGAATGCGACTCACAAATAAACAGCATCTCCAAGGAGCAGCAAAAACTTCAGCAGCTACTAGGTGATTCTAATGTCGAAAGGAAGAAAATGGAAAATGAG GTTAAGAGGATGGAGATAGAGCAGAAGGATTGCTCTTCAAGGGTTGATAAGCTAATGGAGAAGTACAGTTGGATTGCAACTGAGAAACAATTGTTCGGAAAAAGTGGTACAGATTATGACTTTGCATCGTGTGAACCACACAAGGCACGGGAAGAACTTGATAATCTCCAAGCTCAGCAATCCGG TCTTGAGAAGAGGGTCAATAAGAAAGTTATGGCAATGTTTGAGAAGGCAGAGGATGAATACAATGATTTGATATCGAAGAAAAATATTATCGAG AATGACAAGTCAAAAATCAAGAAAGTGATAGAAGAGTTGGATGAGAAGAAGAAAGAGACCTTGAAAGTTACATGGCTGAAAGTTAACAA GGATTTTGGGTCTATATTCGGTACTCTTCTACCTGGTACAATGGCAAAACTTGATCCTCCTGAAGGTGGTACCTTCTTGGATGGTCTTGAAGTTCGGGTGGCATTTGGAACTGTCTGGAAGCAATCTTTATCTGAACTTAGTGGAGGACAGCGGTCCCTTCTTGCTCTTAGTCTTATTCTGGCGTTACTTCTTTTCAAACCCGCGCCACTTTACATATTAGATGAG